A genome region from Anaerolineae bacterium includes the following:
- the rpsU gene encoding 30S ribosomal protein S21, translating into MRVELQPGESQESLLKRFRKEVTKEGILRDVRRKRWYVSKSEEKRIKRAKAIRKMRRKLRKLRERERRYR; encoded by the coding sequence ATGCGCGTGGAGTTACAGCCTGGTGAATCGCAGGAATCCCTGCTGAAGCGCTTCCGCAAGGAGGTCACCAAGGAGGGTATCCTGCGAGATGTTCGCCGCAAGCGGTGGTACGTTTCCAAGAGCGAGGAGAAGCGTATCAAGCGCGCCAAGGCCATCCGCAAAATGCGGCGCAAACTGCGCAAGCTACGGGAGCGCGAACGGCGCTATCGCTAA